From the genome of Vagococcus entomophilus:
ACTGAATCATCGGACAACCAATCTTGGAAATATTACCTATGTGATGATGAATAATTTAGGGGTACAATTAGGTCAAGCACTAGGCTTAGATGCTAGTCAAAGTACGACGATTGGCGCATACTTTGCACGGTATACGGGTTTATCCATGTTTTTAGCCTATACGGGTGGTTTTTTCACCTTAGCTTATTCGCCCTTAAAATCAGTTATTACTGGAACACCAAAAGAAATTTGGTCCAAAAAAATGACGCAGCTAAATAAAGTTGGGATGCCGCAAAATGCCATGTGGGCACAATTTGCTATTGTGACGGCTATTATTTTACTCTCTTCCTTTATTAGTAAGGATCCGAGCGATTTTTATAATAAATTAACTTTGATGTCGAATGTTTCGCTTACATTGCCTAGTGTTTTTCTTGTAATAGCTTTCCCGTTATTCAAAAAAAATCAGACGATTAAAAAGGAGTTTGAAGTTTTCACCTCACCATTTTCCATAAATTTGGTATCTATAATCGTTTTTCTGGTTGTTTTTGGTGCCAATTTCTTTACGGTTTTTGCCCCAATTTTTGAGCATGGCCAAGCAGGAGTGGGGGATACGCTATGGATGATTTGTGGGCCAATTTTCTTTTCTTTATGTGCGTGGTTTTTATTTAATCGTTATGCCAATCATCATTTGAGTCAAACAGAAGAAGGTTTAAAAGAAAAGTAATTTCCATTCACAAGCGCTAGATTAGACAAATTAGTAAGAGTAGGAGAAAATATAAGTAGTTTACTAAAAGTGATGATGGAGGAATGGATAATGTCAGAAATTGAAGCGTTTAAAAAAGACATAGAATTATTTGAACCAATCAATGTGCAACAGCTGGAACAAAAATTAACAGAAACAAAAAAACAAATCTTATTCTTAGGAAGAGCGACTTGTCCTTTTTGCAGAAAATTTGCCCCTAAGTTAAAAGCGGTAAAAATAAAGCTTAATCTTCCTGTATACTTTGTTGATAGTGAGAATTCTGATGACTTGGCAAAATTAACTGCTTTACGTAATCAATATACAATTCCCACAGTACCGGCATTACTAGTTGTACAAGAAGAAAAGGTGAAAGTAGTATGTGATTCTTCTCTTACCGAAGAAGAGATTACACAATTTATTCAAAATCGTTAATGACGTGTTTTTAAAATTATCATATATTCAAGATAGGATAGGAAAGAAGAAGGTGCTCCTGCTTCTCTCCTATCCTTTTTTTGATTATTTAAAATGTAAATCAGTGTTAGGAGGATAAGTAACGAACAAAAGACTTTATTTTCAGAAAATTCAGTTATATGTATTGATTATTTAATAGAAACAA
Proteins encoded in this window:
- the traF gene encoding conjugal transfer protein TraF, producing the protein MSEIEAFKKDIELFEPINVQQLEQKLTETKKQILFLGRATCPFCRKFAPKLKAVKIKLNLPVYFVDSENSDDLAKLTALRNQYTIPTVPALLVVQEEKVKVVCDSSLTEEEITQFIQNR